From the genome of Ammoniphilus sp. CFH 90114, one region includes:
- a CDS encoding Crp/Fnr family transcriptional regulator, whose amino-acid sequence MKTKTLITEYDSLSPWLDELPFQWTTLEKEGQLIELKKGEVIFHSHQPSESVYIVKAGRIRLFSVSELGDEKAIAIMGRNGLLGECSLFQEKTYSTNAVTASPSQLIKLTAATFMKEVLHDPTYCLQVWEMMSVKIRLLSFHTTQLAFRSSFQRTTDMFLQLGLTYGDKLDANRIHITIPFTHQEMANLVGATRVTIANHIRSLLELGVISKSGKEYTIQDLSKLLQHVNHPRSFLDYKREEEK is encoded by the coding sequence ATGAAAACCAAAACCCTGATCACTGAGTATGATTCCTTATCCCCCTGGCTAGATGAGCTTCCCTTTCAATGGACAACGTTAGAAAAAGAAGGTCAACTGATCGAGTTGAAGAAAGGTGAGGTGATCTTTCATAGCCACCAGCCATCCGAAAGCGTTTACATTGTTAAGGCTGGTCGAATTCGACTCTTCTCTGTTTCTGAGCTAGGTGATGAAAAAGCCATTGCTATCATGGGGAGGAACGGACTGTTAGGCGAATGCAGCCTCTTTCAGGAGAAAACCTATTCAACGAATGCCGTTACAGCAAGCCCCTCTCAACTCATTAAACTTACTGCAGCAACCTTCATGAAAGAAGTCTTGCATGATCCTACATACTGTCTCCAAGTCTGGGAGATGATGAGCGTGAAGATTAGACTGCTATCTTTTCATACCACACAACTCGCCTTTCGCTCGTCTTTCCAGCGTACTACTGATATGTTCCTGCAACTTGGGCTTACCTATGGGGATAAGTTAGACGCAAACCGAATTCACATCACCATCCCGTTCACCCACCAGGAGATGGCCAACTTAGTTGGGGCGACCAGAGTCACCATCGCCAATCATATCAGAAGCCTGCTCGAACTAGGGGTCATATCTAAGTCAGGTAAGGAATATACGATTCAAGATCTGTCCAAACTATTGCAACATGTGAATCATCCTCGCTCTTTCCTTGATTATAAAAGAGAAGAAGAAAAATAA
- a CDS encoding 4Fe-4S binding protein: MKLTVKPEVQYKETGEEIASVGRGLYVVNTGLWRYQRPVTDPDECKRCSACYMYCPVGCKIELSTHYDTDLDWCKGCGICAEVCPANAITMYEERGDE, from the coding sequence TTGAAGCTTACTGTGAAACCGGAAGTTCAGTATAAGGAAACGGGAGAGGAAATTGCGTCTGTTGGTCGTGGGCTTTATGTGGTGAATACGGGGCTTTGGCGCTATCAGCGTCCGGTGACAGACCCGGATGAGTGCAAACGATGCTCTGCCTGTTACATGTATTGCCCGGTAGGTTGTAAGATTGAACTCTCCACCCACTATGATACAGATCTGGACTGGTGTAAGGGCTGCGGTATATGTGCTGAGGTTTGTCCTGCCAATGCCATTACCATGTATGAGGAAAGGGGAGACGAGTAA
- a CDS encoding Na+/H+ antiporter NhaC family protein yields the protein MKNSNKQILEFYGGVPVLLIPFCAMFIGILWLGVNGAALPEAFWPMALLGIFLGMLLAKNKKTYVDALVEGISSNMLAIMMLAWFLAGIMAKLLGVTGIIQGLAWVFLEVGASAAWFPLITFLVAAILSMSTGTAVGTLIATSPIMFPVGYALGADPVLLIGAIIGGSFVGDNLAPISDTTIVSAYSQGTTVDKVVRSRVKYAAVAGGITLLLYVIFAFGESGSVATAADMELQPNGLVMLLVPILLIFLMVRGHHFVTGLLYSTAFGFLIGLVTGLLKWSDILYVNVAEFSATGIIINGVNGMVGVVVFTVFLMGMIGTLQRGGFIEWLMEKSEKFATTPKRAEVAIVFVSLVVNALTTAGTPTMVMLGPWVRRLGHKFKITPWRRGNLLDACSTSIIGFLPYSVAVLIPFAFVGDLVKDANAIGFNPVGVMPFVFYCWALMIVTIFAAFSGWGRDFIDSETYHEEAKELQGVQAIPGQTIEA from the coding sequence ATGAAAAATTCAAACAAACAGATCCTCGAGTTTTATGGCGGTGTTCCTGTACTTCTTATTCCTTTTTGTGCCATGTTTATCGGAATCTTATGGTTAGGTGTGAATGGCGCGGCTCTCCCAGAAGCGTTTTGGCCTATGGCGTTGTTAGGCATTTTTCTTGGAATGCTCCTTGCCAAAAATAAAAAGACCTATGTCGATGCGCTAGTCGAAGGTATTAGCTCGAATATGCTAGCCATCATGATGCTTGCCTGGTTCTTAGCCGGTATTATGGCCAAGTTGCTTGGTGTTACTGGGATTATCCAAGGACTTGCTTGGGTGTTTCTTGAAGTAGGTGCAAGTGCTGCCTGGTTCCCTTTAATTACGTTCTTGGTGGCAGCGATTCTTTCTATGTCTACAGGAACGGCCGTAGGGACACTAATTGCGACAAGCCCTATTATGTTTCCTGTCGGTTATGCTTTAGGAGCTGACCCGGTACTACTTATTGGAGCGATCATTGGGGGTTCGTTTGTTGGTGATAATTTAGCTCCTATCTCCGATACTACCATTGTATCCGCTTACTCCCAAGGGACGACAGTGGATAAGGTGGTCAGATCAAGAGTGAAGTATGCGGCCGTCGCGGGAGGAATCACGCTACTGCTCTATGTTATTTTTGCTTTCGGAGAATCTGGAAGCGTAGCGACAGCAGCTGACATGGAATTACAACCAAACGGTCTTGTTATGTTACTCGTCCCTATTCTTCTCATCTTTTTAATGGTTAGAGGTCATCATTTTGTGACCGGTTTATTATATAGTACAGCTTTTGGTTTCCTTATTGGACTAGTAACGGGATTGCTGAAATGGTCAGATATTCTCTATGTGAATGTAGCTGAGTTTTCTGCGACGGGTATTATTATTAATGGGGTTAATGGTATGGTTGGAGTTGTTGTGTTTACCGTCTTCCTAATGGGAATGATTGGTACCTTGCAAAGAGGCGGGTTTATTGAATGGCTAATGGAGAAATCAGAAAAGTTTGCCACTACTCCGAAGAGAGCCGAAGTAGCTATCGTATTCGTTTCTTTAGTGGTTAATGCTCTTACCACAGCTGGAACACCAACGATGGTTATGCTTGGACCCTGGGTGAGGCGATTAGGACATAAGTTTAAAATTACACCATGGCGTCGAGGTAATCTGCTAGATGCTTGCTCCACATCTATCATTGGCTTCTTGCCATATAGTGTGGCTGTATTAATTCCGTTTGCCTTTGTAGGTGATCTGGTAAAAGACGCAAATGCAATAGGATTTAACCCCGTCGGAGTGATGCCGTTTGTGTTTTATTGTTGGGCCTTAATGATTGTGACGATCTTCGCTGCCTTCAGCGGTTGGGGAAGAGATTTTATTGACAGCGAGACTTATCATGAAGAAGCGAAGGAATTGCAAGGTGTTCAGGCGATTCCGGGCCAGACGATCGAGGCTTAA
- a CDS encoding thioesterase family protein, giving the protein MVENTVNLNVYWGDTDMAGIIYYPNYFKWFDIGWFHLFKKLGIAPKELMEEQKIAFPIIDVGCTFRKPLYYNDEIRVVTRVAEVNEKTFKLVHEVYRGEELTGKGHELRGWVKFDEGILKAYPIPDEVRRKLTQESVEVK; this is encoded by the coding sequence ATGGTAGAGAACACGGTGAACCTAAATGTTTATTGGGGAGATACCGATATGGCTGGGATCATATACTACCCCAATTACTTTAAATGGTTTGATATCGGTTGGTTTCATTTGTTTAAAAAGCTTGGGATAGCACCTAAAGAGTTAATGGAGGAGCAAAAGATTGCCTTCCCCATCATTGATGTTGGGTGTACGTTCCGAAAACCCCTCTATTATAATGATGAGATTCGTGTCGTAACAAGGGTGGCCGAAGTGAATGAAAAAACATTCAAGTTAGTTCATGAGGTCTATCGAGGAGAAGAATTAACAGGCAAGGGACATGAGCTGCGTGGATGGGTAAAATTTGATGAGGGTATACTCAAGGCGTATCCGATACCAGATGAAGTGAGAAGAAAATTAACGCAGGAAAGCGTAGAGGTTAAATAG
- a CDS encoding IS110 family transposase gives MKDAEQIAKLLRQGLLKASFIPCPNQRGLRELVRYQSKHY, from the coding sequence GTGAAGGATGCGGAACAGATTGCCAAACTGCTCCGTCAAGGATTACTCAAAGCAAGCTTTATTCCCTGTCCAAATCAACGGGGTTTAAGAGAGTTGGTTCGCTATCAGTCGAAGCATTATTGA
- a CDS encoding 2-oxoacid:acceptor oxidoreductase family protein: MKEIRFHGRGGQGAVMASELLVHALVREGNFGQSIPAYGFERRGAPLQAFVKLDSKPIRERVQVYEPDGIIVLDESLLAQIPVYEGIRDNSFAILNSRKPRGFEGAPAGLKMIATVDANRIALDIFNAPITNTIVLGAFSAATGLVSLESLKEAILGAFPKKIIDKNIQAVARGYEEVVVAEREEVLRKVK; encoded by the coding sequence ATGAAGGAAATACGCTTTCACGGTCGAGGAGGACAGGGAGCGGTCATGGCATCAGAGTTACTTGTACACGCTCTGGTTCGTGAGGGTAACTTTGGTCAATCCATACCTGCTTATGGCTTTGAACGACGAGGGGCCCCGTTGCAGGCGTTTGTTAAGCTGGATAGTAAACCTATACGGGAGCGAGTTCAGGTTTATGAACCGGACGGCATCATCGTCCTTGATGAATCGCTTCTTGCCCAAATTCCTGTCTATGAGGGAATCCGGGATAATAGTTTTGCCATACTGAACTCACGCAAGCCAAGAGGGTTTGAAGGTGCACCCGCGGGGCTCAAGATGATTGCCACAGTCGATGCGAATCGTATCGCTTTAGATATCTTTAATGCCCCGATTACGAACACCATTGTACTTGGTGCTTTCTCTGCCGCAACAGGACTTGTAAGCTTAGAATCTCTGAAAGAAGCGATATTAGGGGCGTTCCCCAAGAAGATCATTGACAAGAACATTCAAGCTGTGGCGAGAGGTTATGAGGAAGTGGTTGTAGCCGAGCGAGAAGAAGTCCTAAGGAAAGTGAAGTGA
- a CDS encoding NAD(P)/FAD-dependent oxidoreductase, with protein MYDAIIIGSGHNGLIAGAYLAKSGWKVAVVERNSEIGGACQTRELTIPGFKHDPFAASHVLFYGSPIYAEFGKELETYGLKYKTATHSFASLFPGGESISAYSDVERTIRELSQKSKADAETWLELINFFGEAADGFGSLLYNEIPSWGTAKSIYALYRKLGKERFMDFGQTLAKTPKQMAMSHFEHQQVQSWFTAWAYHPDFDPNTAFGAMFAYSTMAALQVMGNPVAEGGSGKMPEAFGKMIEAYGGKIYRNTPVTKIHIRNNRAVAIEANGDVMEARKAIIAGLEPKQLYLNLIGESHLPTGFVKKVKRYRYGHAQMKLDIALDGDPGWEAGSELGNACYVHLAPFVEDIEKTAYSTNIGMLPESPLVVVGQQSAVDPTRAPEGKHTLWVQVRTVPYEIKGDMAGEIKGTDWDEIKEQYTERIIKKIASYAPGIESKILGVHTMTPKDLERENPNLREGCIGGSHHFDQNFMFRPFPGYSRFNTPFNNLYMIGAATWPGSALHGGSGYMIAKKLLKK; from the coding sequence ATGTATGATGCAATTATAATCGGCTCAGGACACAATGGACTCATTGCAGGAGCTTATTTAGCCAAATCGGGGTGGAAGGTGGCCGTCGTTGAGCGTAACAGCGAAATAGGAGGGGCCTGCCAAACGAGAGAATTGACGATTCCTGGGTTTAAGCATGACCCTTTCGCTGCATCCCATGTTTTATTTTATGGATCTCCCATCTATGCGGAGTTTGGGAAGGAACTTGAGACCTATGGACTAAAGTATAAAACGGCTACCCACTCATTTGCTAGTTTATTCCCTGGTGGCGAAAGTATCTCTGCGTATTCTGATGTCGAACGCACCATTCGTGAGTTAAGTCAAAAATCAAAAGCAGATGCCGAAACCTGGTTGGAACTGATTAACTTTTTCGGTGAAGCTGCAGATGGTTTTGGTTCCCTGCTCTATAACGAGATTCCTTCTTGGGGGACGGCCAAAAGCATTTACGCTCTTTATAGGAAACTGGGGAAAGAACGCTTTATGGATTTCGGCCAGACTTTAGCTAAGACACCGAAGCAAATGGCTATGTCCCACTTTGAGCACCAGCAAGTTCAGTCTTGGTTTACGGCATGGGCGTACCACCCAGATTTTGATCCAAACACGGCCTTTGGTGCTATGTTTGCCTATTCGACTATGGCTGCCTTGCAAGTTATGGGTAATCCTGTTGCCGAAGGTGGAAGCGGGAAGATGCCGGAAGCCTTCGGTAAAATGATTGAAGCCTACGGAGGAAAGATTTATCGGAATACTCCTGTGACCAAGATTCATATTCGTAATAACCGAGCGGTAGCAATCGAAGCTAACGGTGATGTTATGGAGGCTCGCAAGGCCATCATTGCAGGTCTGGAGCCCAAGCAACTCTACTTGAATTTAATCGGAGAATCTCACCTTCCTACCGGCTTTGTGAAAAAGGTCAAACGTTATCGTTATGGTCATGCCCAGATGAAATTGGACATTGCGTTAGATGGCGATCCAGGTTGGGAAGCGGGAAGTGAATTAGGCAATGCTTGTTATGTACACCTAGCTCCATTTGTAGAAGACATTGAAAAGACGGCGTATTCCACGAACATTGGCATGTTGCCGGAGAGTCCACTAGTTGTCGTCGGACAACAAAGTGCGGTCGATCCTACACGGGCTCCAGAAGGTAAACACACCTTATGGGTTCAAGTGCGGACTGTTCCTTATGAGATCAAGGGGGATATGGCTGGAGAGATTAAAGGGACGGACTGGGATGAGATTAAGGAGCAATACACAGAAAGAATCATTAAGAAAATCGCCAGCTATGCTCCAGGAATCGAGTCAAAGATCTTAGGGGTACATACGATGACTCCGAAGGATTTAGAGAGAGAGAATCCCAATTTGCGGGAGGGGTGCATTGGAGGAAGTCATCATTTTGATCAGAACTTTATGTTCCGTCCATTCCCAGGATATTCAAGGTTCAACACACCTTTTAACAATCTCTACATGATTGGAGCTGCAACATGGCCGGGTTCGGCGTTGCATGGGGGATCTGGCTATATGATTGCGAAGAAGCTTCTTAAGAAATAG
- a CDS encoding cyclase family protein — protein MSSNQAINNLMAGIINGEVEVVDLAQPLNESTPVIQLPEPFKNTGGFRYIQLSQYDDAGPAWYWNDFVAGEHCGTHFDAPNHWISGKEGDSVDSMPAKNMIGEACVIDISQQSAENPDYCLTVADIVAYEDKYGRIPDHSWVILYTGWGKYGQDPEKFFNIGEDGMPHTPGTTVEASIFLAQERNILGFGVETVGTDAGIAATFDPPFPNHFYMHQANRYGLAQLANVDQLPPRGSVIIATPLKITNGSGSPIRPIALVPKK, from the coding sequence ATGAGTTCAAATCAAGCAATTAACAATCTTATGGCGGGAATTATTAACGGGGAGGTCGAAGTAGTAGATCTTGCCCAACCATTAAACGAAAGTACACCTGTGATTCAACTTCCAGAACCATTTAAGAATACAGGAGGATTCAGATACATTCAATTGTCCCAATATGACGATGCGGGCCCTGCCTGGTATTGGAATGATTTTGTTGCCGGCGAGCACTGTGGTACTCACTTTGATGCTCCTAACCATTGGATCTCTGGTAAAGAAGGTGATAGCGTCGATTCTATGCCTGCAAAGAACATGATTGGAGAAGCTTGTGTGATCGACATCAGTCAGCAAAGTGCCGAGAATCCTGATTATTGTCTGACTGTTGCGGATATTGTGGCGTATGAAGATAAGTACGGACGTATTCCAGATCATTCCTGGGTTATCCTCTACACAGGCTGGGGGAAGTATGGTCAGGATCCAGAAAAGTTCTTTAATATAGGTGAGGATGGTATGCCCCATACTCCTGGGACAACAGTTGAAGCTTCTATTTTCTTAGCTCAAGAAAGAAATATCCTTGGTTTTGGTGTGGAGACAGTGGGAACCGATGCCGGGATTGCTGCTACTTTTGACCCACCTTTCCCCAATCATTTTTATATGCATCAAGCGAACCGATATGGTTTGGCTCAATTGGCTAATGTCGATCAATTGCCGCCACGTGGCTCTGTCATTATCGCTACACCATTAAAAATTACAAACGGTAGTGGAAGTCCGATTCGTCCTATAGCCCTTGTACCTAAAAAATAA
- a CDS encoding Crp/Fnr family transcriptional regulator, with product MNSLQFQWEPYIRFGEERRLKKNNILFRQGETGRGFYYLYDGMVNVKILSSKGTERIVDYIPSGFLLGEQGIQEVPYFSTVVLDVDSLLYYFSFEAFHRLCKEHPEAGEIFMNSLIYKVRLLAETVTLLNSPPEYQMAHFLFKLHQKLNRTDLPINQTALARYIGTSRITVYKILQQWLKDDMIEISNQTILLKDIKKIKYILNLETPDNTKLPSI from the coding sequence ATGAACTCCTTACAATTTCAATGGGAGCCTTACATAAGGTTTGGTGAGGAACGACGCCTTAAGAAGAATAATATTTTATTCAGACAAGGAGAGACGGGACGTGGATTTTATTATCTCTACGATGGGATGGTTAACGTGAAGATCCTGTCATCAAAGGGAACCGAACGGATTGTCGATTACATTCCTTCTGGTTTTTTGCTTGGTGAACAAGGGATTCAAGAAGTTCCCTACTTCTCTACAGTTGTTTTGGATGTCGATTCTCTACTCTATTATTTTTCATTCGAAGCATTCCATCGTCTATGTAAGGAACATCCTGAGGCTGGTGAGATCTTTATGAACTCCCTCATCTATAAGGTCAGGCTTCTTGCTGAGACGGTTACTCTCCTGAACAGTCCGCCCGAATACCAGATGGCTCACTTTTTGTTCAAGCTACATCAGAAGCTAAATAGGACCGATCTCCCGATCAACCAAACAGCTTTAGCCCGCTACATTGGAACTTCACGGATTACCGTATACAAGATTCTACAACAATGGTTGAAAGACGACATGATCGAGATTTCTAACCAGACCATCCTTCTTAAGGACATTAAAAAAATCAAGTATATCCTCAACTTAGAGACTCCCGATAACACCAAATTACCGTCTATATAA
- a CDS encoding thiamine pyrophosphate-dependent enzyme gives MGVKDGERDNVNFSTIPKGAKPTLVKDDSFFTKKRFGFIFNEEKQIKEAYKEITKVEDMLSPGNSACLGCHAELALRTTLRILGPNTILAIPPGCMGGIGVVGFQGGAGTKIPVFFPLLDNTAAMLAGIKRAYRRQGRDDINVVAFAGDGGTADAGFQSLSGAAERGENIIYICYDNEAYMNTGVQRSGTTPKWSWTQTTPIGDGSRGKSQKGKDMPMIMAQHGIPYVATANPSFLPDYIEKLKKAMQVKNGMSYIHLYSGCPTGWKFPTEKTIEVGKIAVETNLYPLWECENGKFKLTHKVWKRRPISDYTQSMQKYAHLSPEEISELQGIVDSNYKRLEKLCKL, from the coding sequence ATGGGAGTAAAAGATGGGGAAAGAGATAACGTCAACTTTTCAACCATTCCGAAAGGAGCGAAGCCAACCCTTGTAAAGGATGATTCGTTTTTTACGAAGAAGCGCTTTGGTTTTATATTTAATGAAGAAAAACAAATAAAAGAAGCGTACAAGGAAATTACCAAGGTCGAGGATATGCTTTCTCCCGGGAACTCCGCTTGTCTTGGATGTCATGCTGAACTCGCGCTTCGAACCACGCTTCGTATCCTAGGACCGAACACCATTCTTGCGATTCCTCCAGGATGTATGGGTGGAATTGGAGTGGTAGGGTTCCAGGGGGGGGCGGGTACGAAGATTCCGGTATTCTTCCCCTTGTTAGATAATACGGCCGCCATGTTAGCAGGAATTAAGCGAGCTTACCGCAGGCAGGGGCGGGATGATATTAATGTCGTAGCTTTCGCAGGGGATGGAGGAACCGCTGACGCAGGCTTCCAATCCTTATCTGGCGCTGCAGAGCGTGGAGAGAATATTATCTATATCTGTTATGACAATGAAGCTTATATGAACACAGGGGTACAGCGGAGTGGAACGACTCCGAAGTGGTCATGGACCCAAACCACTCCGATTGGAGATGGCAGCCGAGGAAAGTCACAGAAGGGAAAAGATATGCCCATGATTATGGCCCAGCATGGGATCCCTTATGTGGCGACAGCGAATCCATCCTTTCTACCCGACTATATTGAAAAACTGAAGAAAGCAATGCAAGTGAAGAATGGGATGTCCTACATTCATCTTTACTCCGGGTGCCCAACAGGGTGGAAGTTTCCTACGGAGAAAACGATCGAAGTGGGGAAGATCGCTGTTGAAACGAACCTTTACCCTTTATGGGAGTGTGAAAATGGGAAGTTCAAGCTTACGCACAAAGTGTGGAAAAGACGCCCTATCAGTGATTACACCCAATCGATGCAAAAGTATGCCCATCTTAGTCCAGAAGAGATCTCTGAGTTGCAAGGCATTGTAGACAGCAATTATAAAAGGTTGGAAAAGCTATGCAAACTGTAA
- a CDS encoding phenylglyoxylate dehydrogenase, which translates to MGKIDVLNGNKAAAYGAKLARVELLAAYPITPQTPLVEYLATYVADGEIDADLVEVESEHSALSVLQGGVLAGARTFTGTSSQGLALMYEPYIRTSTMRMPIVMALVTREVISPQTVWGGQQDAVTVREAGWIQIWCETVQEILDTVVQAYKIAENKEVLIPVNVCYDGFSLSHMAERVELPDQELVDQFLPASDISHLKLDPAKPMSVDPLTAGPMLTEFRHKQVTAMKRAEEVIEEVRQEWAEKFGRDHGGMIDTYRMEDAEIAIVCLGSPAGTARVVIDQMREQGIKVGMLRIRVLRPFPVEAVKQILSKVKAIGVIDRNVSFAAGFGISYLEVKQAFGGEKMPPMLDFIGGLGGSDVTLANIGDAVLLTQYVANGGKWKDVTWFGLDPIDFEQLDQSKLRKMMGDDQDDELLRGVIS; encoded by the coding sequence ATGGGGAAAATTGATGTCTTAAACGGGAATAAGGCAGCAGCCTATGGAGCAAAACTCGCTCGAGTAGAACTGCTTGCAGCCTACCCCATTACTCCACAAACCCCTCTAGTAGAATATCTAGCAACCTATGTGGCTGACGGGGAGATTGATGCTGATCTAGTAGAAGTGGAAAGCGAGCACAGCGCTCTCAGTGTACTCCAAGGGGGAGTGTTAGCGGGAGCAAGAACCTTTACCGGAACGAGTTCACAGGGATTAGCCTTGATGTATGAACCTTATATTCGCACAAGTACCATGAGAATGCCAATTGTAATGGCCTTAGTCACCAGAGAAGTGATTTCCCCACAAACCGTATGGGGTGGGCAACAGGATGCTGTTACGGTTCGCGAGGCCGGATGGATTCAGATCTGGTGTGAAACGGTTCAGGAGATTCTAGACACTGTCGTTCAAGCTTATAAAATTGCGGAAAACAAGGAAGTATTGATTCCAGTCAATGTATGTTATGACGGATTTTCCTTGTCGCATATGGCTGAAAGAGTAGAGCTTCCGGACCAAGAATTGGTGGATCAATTTCTTCCAGCGTCGGATATTTCCCACTTAAAGCTTGATCCAGCAAAGCCTATGTCGGTAGATCCCCTGACAGCAGGACCTATGTTAACGGAATTCCGGCATAAGCAAGTAACCGCAATGAAACGAGCTGAGGAAGTAATAGAAGAGGTAAGACAGGAATGGGCAGAAAAGTTTGGGCGTGACCACGGGGGGATGATCGATACTTATCGCATGGAAGATGCAGAGATAGCGATTGTTTGCTTAGGAAGTCCCGCTGGAACGGCGAGAGTCGTCATCGATCAAATGAGAGAGCAGGGAATTAAAGTGGGAATGCTTCGTATCCGAGTTCTTCGCCCTTTCCCTGTTGAAGCCGTAAAGCAGATCTTATCTAAGGTGAAAGCCATCGGGGTCATCGATCGAAATGTTTCTTTTGCAGCTGGATTTGGTATCAGCTACTTAGAAGTTAAACAGGCTTTCGGAGGAGAGAAAATGCCTCCTATGCTGGACTTTATCGGTGGATTAGGTGGTTCTGACGTGACGCTGGCCAATATTGGAGATGCGGTCCTATTAACTCAATACGTAGCTAACGGTGGTAAATGGAAGGACGTTACGTGGTTTGGACTAGACCCTATTGATTTTGAACAACTTGACCAGAGTAAACTGCGAAAAATGATGGGTGATGATCAGGACGATGAGTTGCTGAGAGGGGTGATTAGCTGA
- a CDS encoding aminotransferase class V-fold PLP-dependent enzyme, with product MSSIELSDYRAEFPILEHQVQLSSCSQSALSMRVKKAINQYMDSWEKEGMDWMGWMEAVEASRVSFARLINAEVEEVAVVPSVSHAVSAIATSLEIKGDKNQVLVTDMDFPTIGHVWLAQKDMTVNFISSEQGQIPLEAYQKNIEDHTLITSISHVSYYNGFQQDIEQIARIAHAKGSYLFVDAYQSAGNVKIDVKQMGVDFLATGLQKYLLGIPGIAFLYVNKEVAKKLQPRVTGWFGQENPFAFDVERLEFAEGARKFDAGTPPMINGFAAQAALDFLLEVGMDRIEPHLKKLSRFALQYAAERGLAVRSPLDVQIKGSNTAIFVPNASEVEQRMKQRGIIVASRLNVIRIAPHFYNTEGDVKKAIDVLCEEIKV from the coding sequence ATGTCATCGATCGAACTGTCTGATTATCGGGCAGAATTTCCTATTCTTGAACATCAGGTTCAGCTCTCAAGTTGTTCCCAGAGTGCACTAAGTATGAGGGTGAAGAAGGCGATCAACCAATATATGGACTCCTGGGAGAAGGAGGGCATGGATTGGATGGGATGGATGGAAGCCGTCGAGGCTTCTAGGGTATCTTTCGCTCGTTTAATTAATGCGGAAGTAGAAGAAGTGGCCGTGGTTCCTTCTGTCTCCCATGCGGTATCCGCTATTGCAACAAGCCTCGAGATTAAGGGGGATAAGAACCAAGTCCTCGTTACAGATATGGATTTTCCCACGATTGGCCACGTGTGGCTCGCGCAAAAGGATATGACTGTAAATTTTATTTCGTCAGAGCAAGGTCAAATTCCTCTCGAAGCCTATCAAAAAAATATAGAGGATCATACTCTTATCACCTCTATTTCTCATGTGTCCTATTACAACGGATTTCAGCAGGATATCGAGCAAATCGCTAGAATCGCTCACGCGAAAGGATCCTATTTGTTCGTGGATGCTTATCAGTCCGCTGGCAACGTAAAGATTGACGTAAAACAGATGGGGGTTGATTTTCTAGCAACGGGGCTACAGAAATACTTATTGGGAATACCCGGTATTGCTTTTCTTTATGTCAACAAAGAGGTGGCGAAGAAACTTCAGCCACGAGTAACAGGTTGGTTTGGTCAAGAGAATCCATTTGCCTTTGATGTTGAGCGACTGGAGTTTGCGGAAGGGGCACGAAAGTTTGATGCAGGGACCCCACCGATGATCAACGGATTTGCAGCACAAGCAGCTCTCGATTTCCTTCTCGAAGTGGGGATGGATAGGATTGAACCTCATTTAAAGAAACTATCACGATTTGCTCTTCAATATGCTGCTGAGCGAGGGTTGGCCGTGAGAAGCCCACTTGATGTTCAGATTAAAGGCTCTAATACAGCTATATTTGTACCGAATGCCAGCGAAGTGGAACAAAGAATGAAACAAAGAGGAATTATTGTCGCTTCCCGTTTAAATGTCATTCGAATTGCTCCGCATTTCTATAATACCGAAGGAGATGTTAAGAAGGCTATCGATGTTCTCTGTGAGGAAATAAAGGTTTAG